The Listeria cossartiae subsp. cossartiae genome includes the window TTTCTTCAGCGGGAGTGTAAAAGATATTTAAGTCTTTCTCACTAACCCAGCCAACCATTTTTCCATCTAACTTGAACTGGTACCAAAGGATATTTCCAACTTTAGCGCGAGTTACAAGTTCTAATTTTTCATCGCCATAATCAGCAAGTGGTGCTAATTTTTCTGCGTTTTTTGTGTTGAATGGTGCAGTCCATACGTTGTCAGTTACTGATTTACTAACTGTGGCATAGCCGTCATAAGAAGTTTGTTCCGTAATGCGGTCATACAAACGATCATTCAACTTATCAGCGCGAACCCATCCGATTACTTCGCCACCTTCTGAAAGTTGGAACCAAGCATAGCCGTCACGCGTAATTTTTTTGCCGGCTTGAAGGGCTTTTCTATCATATTTTGCGATAGTGCCGTTATCGAATTGTTTTTCAGGATTAGGCAGACGGTAAATATGAGCGTTTAAATCATCTACATATTTTGTGAGTGCCACATTTTCTGCGTCCTTCTGGTGATAACTAAGGTTAAGCGCATTGCTATTCACCCAACCGATATCTTTGTTGTTTTCGCGAATAAAGTACCATTGGCCTTTTTCCGTTTTAGCTTCCCAAGAAATTTCTAGGTTGCGTCCAGTATAATTTTTCAAAGTACCGAGCTCGCTAGCATTTGTAGTATTGTATGGTGCGGACCAAATGACTTCTTGTTCTTTGCTCTCAGCTACTGTGCCGATAGCGGCTAGGGCCTGGTTGGATTCGATTTTGTCGTAAACAACATCATATTGATCTAAATTGTAACGCTCAATAATGGCTACTAATTTAGAAACATAATCCGGGTCAGTCGCATAGCCGCCGTCTTTAATAGCTTGCAATGCTTTACGGTAATCAGTTTCACCAACAGCGCCTTGGTAACGACTGTTTTCGGTAATTAAAGCAGTGTGATCTTCTATCGATTCTTTCCAACTCGGGTAAACGCGGAAGTTAGCCGTAGTTGAGCCGGATGCTTCCATTGTACCCATTGAAACCGAATTGCCTTTATAAGTTCCTTTAATACCAAACAAGTTATTGGAGTTCTGGCTTAAACCACTTTCGCCCCAATTAGATTCTAAAATAGCTTGCGCAAGCGTTACACTCGTAAGCAATTTACCATCGCGATATCCATCCTGAGCCGCTGGTAAAATCTCATCAATAAACGCTTGTTGCGAAGTAGTTAAATCAGCTTGAGCAGTTTGACTACCTCCTGTTTCTGCACCAGCATTTATAGAAACGACTAAAAATGCCACTATCAGCAGAATAATCCCTGGTTTTATAAACTTTTTGTTCAAATTTCAATGCACTCCTTTATATATATCTGCCACTATAGTATCAATAAATAAGTTGTAAAAACTATTACATTTCTATGACGAAAAACA containing:
- a CDS encoding GW domain-containing glycosaminoglycan-binding protein — its product is MNKKFIKPGIILLIVAFLVVSINAGAETGGSQTAQADLTTSQQAFIDEILPAAQDGYRDGKLLTSVTLAQAILESNWGESGLSQNSNNLFGIKGTYKGNSVSMGTMEASGSTTANFRVYPSWKESIEDHTALITENSRYQGAVGETDYRKALQAIKDGGYATDPDYVSKLVAIIERYNLDQYDVVYDKIESNQALAAIGTVAESKEQEVIWSAPYNTTNASELGTLKNYTGRNLEISWEAKTEKGQWYFIRENNKDIGWVNSNALNLSYHQKDAENVALTKYVDDLNAHIYRLPNPEKQFDNGTIAKYDRKALQAGKKITRDGYAWFQLSEGGEVIGWVRADKLNDRLYDRITEQTSYDGYATVSKSVTDNVWTAPFNTKNAEKLAPLADYGDEKLELVTRAKVGNILWYQFKLDGKMVGWVSEKDLNIFYTPAEEKPATQVVYVQDPTATLYNKPVEATSTKSKAVGFYYGKLLVVDQTATILGEDWLHIKDSHSSLGWIKAIDING